AAAGAACTTATTAAAATTGCACTTGCAGCATCAAAAGGAATGTTTATAAAATTTCAATATTTATGCTTTAGCACATGTATTTCTTGCTTAAAGTTAATACAGATGGTGGTATTTACTTATCTCCCACCGGTTCTTAAGTTACTTCATGGAGTCAAACTTTAAACTTTGCCCTTTCCTGTCAGAATTATTGAACTGAAGATAAGATTTCTGTCAAAAGTTGCTCATCAATTTATTATTGTACATTGAAGTAAAAGAAACTAATAAGGAATTAGGTTGAAAACCTTTAGATGAAAGAATAAACACCAATCTTTCTTTGATTTGTTGTGTCTGACAGTCATATGTGAGACGTGGGGAGGAACTTTCATGTAAATTGAATTTACATTTACCATATGTATTTGTCCAGCAGTGATCTGAAATCTATATTTTCAATGTTATAATGCAACAGTTAACACAAACTAAGGGACATTATTATAGTTatattttttactattaaaaaactTGGTTAGTGTTTTCCTATCTTGTTGGTTTTGGCATTGAATAGGAAATGTTACAGTTTTCGATTTCTATCAGTGGGTGGAAAtgctttattttaaattaaatgtaaCAAGCAGAATTAATACTGGTTCTGTCCTAGTCGTGTGCCGTTGTTTGACTTTTTCAAACCATTAAATGCTGCAAAGTTTCATTCGATGATTGAACGTCGTGATGTGCAAATTTCTCTGAGAAGAACAAGTGATTGATAAAAGCTAAACAACAAAATTACACCTTCAGACTATTGTGTGATCTTTTTACGACACTTAAAATTGGTCTGTTTTTAGCTGTCCCCTCTCAGAAAGCCCTTAAAGCAACATTTATATCAGTCAGCGGGGCAGTCCGCCACTctccatcaaagaagatgcaaatacttcCCATTTCCAAATAAAgttaactacctctgactgctcttgactcaaagaaaagcccaggaAAGCTTTTCAAAAGAGCCttcaccatctttgttttttcagtaacatcccacccaccaacagagggctgtgattggcccatcaaaccaaTAGAGGTGTGATTGGACCTTTACGGAGCCATCGGCTTGTTTCACTCAGTTGCAGTAACATCCCTCCCACTTGGCTagggcgctgtgattggaccgctatGGGTGTCAGTCATTGGGGTAGTCTGCCATTACATTGTGGAAGaagacataaaacattaaaaaaacagtttttctaaATAAGCAcgctgattggccagccacaatactgTCCAGGGCTGTGAATATTCCAGTGGCATGTGCCTAGACCGACACGCAAAGCAAAATAACTTTGCTTCGGCAAGTGACGGTCTAGATCCTAGGTTAAAACACAACAGCACATTCCACAAAATTCCCTGGGAGCTCATTTGTCAATATTTTCATttgacagtaaacattccaactatTGAGTCAATAATATTGTTTTCTCCCTCAGAGGCTCAGCATAGTATCGGAGGCTCAACGCGCATGTCCCTGTTGATTCTCGCTTCCATCTTTGCTTGCTCTGCCTTCGTCATGTATCTGGTCTACAGGAACTTCCCAGAGCTCTCTGAGTgagttgtttttttaattataaaactTAAAAAATGCCTTTTTGGAGAGTCGATGATGTCATAAGATTCTTTGTGATATTTTCCTCAAACAAATTTCACTCGTTTACTCTTCTGTTTATGTGTTTAAGGTGCTAGGTCTTGTTTGGGTTTAGGTTCTGGGCTCTAATATCAAATCACAAAGAATGTCAGCAATTTTTGAGCAAGTCTCCAGGCAGCATCACAACTTTTCATTCTACTCACCTGATGGATGGTTTATTGAAAAATGTTTTCAGTtaaaaagaaaatgattaaacaCATTCTGAAGGTAACCGGTCACCAAGCTAACGCAAAGCATGTGCTTTATGTCTAATGTTTCACAAAGAGTaaagagaaagtgtgtgtgtgtgtgtgtgtggggggggttaaGTCTGGTTTGTGGATTAGCAAAAATAACTCTATTTCAACTGAATGAGACCATTACTGACTTGACAAAATGGGTCCAGTAAACAACATCTGGGGTgaaggtggcacaggagttaagtgctcgccccgtaatcggaaggttgcaggttcgagccctgctcagtctgtcgctgtcgtcgtgtccttgggcaagacacttaacccacattgcctgctggtggtggtcggaggggaccggtggcgccagtgctcggccgcctcgcctctgtcagtgcgccccagggcagctgtggctacatcgtagctcatccccaccagtgtgtgaatgtgtgaatgggtgaatgactgattgtgttgtaaagcactttggggggttccaggactctagaaggcgctatatcaaattcaaattcaaaaatactttattaatcccagagggaagttgattgctgtagtagctcagaataatgataataaagtcatcaaagagttgttgtatattacaatggctgttggcaggaaggatctccagtagcggtcagtgttgcagccaaactgaagaagcctctgactgaagacactcttccgttgtcggacagtcttgtgaagagaatgctcagggttgtccatcattttcttgattctctggagaatccttctttgcattatctcctccagcggttccgaaactgccgaaactctggctgagtccttgaaagggcttggagttcctccatcttgttggccagtgatctcacattgcccattatgatcgatggaagagatggtttgaatttcctctttctctgtctccgtcccactcccgctctgcacccacgcttcttgcgttttagctcatttgggatttgtggcttcagttgaggtattatttcagcctttccaatgttaatcagctgctcccgattgtaaacagcttgttgccatggttacgcatcataacaaatgctcaaaaagtgaacaaagctaaaaaaaaatagcagtaaaaaacctccaagcttcacagcaccagaaacagaaaagtaaggtgtccaaaaatgtacagtttttcttgagaaactagaagaaaaactgCCCAAGAAAAgactaaacttacatatagtcaacagagctactccaacatgcagccgcccagagcagcgcagttccgataGAAGAAATACAgggcatttaccatttaccataacatCCAAATGCATAATTTACTGTAAAACCTAcacagtttatgtttatttatttagcagacgcttttgtccaaagcaacttacaagtgataatcggcatgttgcccttgaggctaacaacaacaataacaacaatttgacatcaatcatggagaggagggaacaaggagtggacggtagagagggggacgggtgcagggagggcgctagtttagaagatgctctctgaagagcagggtcttcaggagtttcttgaaaattgaaaaggaaacccctgttctggtagtgcttggtaggtcattccacatttgtggaatgatgcatgagaagagtctggattgtcctgagcgtggtgtaggcactgcttgccgacgatcctgtggtgatcggagcggccgggccgagatgtaagcctttgctataggattcaggtagatgggagccgtaccatctcgaactttgtatgctagtgttagcaatttgaatttgatgcgtgctgtttAGTAGAAATATAGGGCTTCCACACCAGCGCCGGTTCCACTCCACCCAGATACAGCAGGGAGTGTACACATCCAGCTAGCGTGGGCTTTTTATGGGTGCAACtgtccttttattttttttatttttttatttttttcagttctcTTTCCAAGGCATGAATGGGATGAAATGTGCCAACAGATTGGCCAGCTGAAAATCACGCCTACCAGTAGGGGGAACCCGATTGgcgggtagaatcagccagcagggTTTCCTGCATGAATGATTCATTACTATTCTCGATAGTGAGGAGTAAACATATGTCTAATTGAAGCCATATGtctgaggaacacacacacacacacacacacacacacacacacacacacagcgctgccAGTTTTGAGCTGCCCTGCAAGAGGACAGACACAGCAGTCTGGATGCAATTCCAGAGTcaaagtctccaaaagcaacgctGCTCACAACCACCTTAGTTTAATTTAAAGGAGACACCGTAGATTCCTGCGCGTTTTTTACCCTGACCACATGCTCGTAGGTACATGTTCCTGAGAAGTGCGTGTGAACAAACCCTACCGTTTCAGGACCCGACGCCATGCAGCCCGGACCGGACTGGGCCGATGTGGAAACGGCAATAGCACAGCCGGCACAGTTCAACTTCTGCATTTGCAGCAAAGCTGTTTCTAATTTCTGCCTTCATTTACTAGACTAGACTCACGCTGTCTGATTTAGAGCAGCAACAACATAGAAGGAACACATTTCtttcattttaaattttttttatacatttcttGTAAACGACTAAcatattttgtcttttttttcccttttctagtGATGAAATGCAAAAAATCAAGATTCCCAAAGACATGGATGATGCCAAAGCTTTGGGAACAGTGTTGTCCAAATACAAAGACACTTTTTATACCCAGGTGTTGGTGGCCTACTTTGCAACCTATATTTTGTATCCTTGGAGAAAACAAATTCATAATTTGTCATGCTAATTGTCCTACTGTGATGGTTTGCTTTTAGCAGCAACTGAGCTCATTTATTATAAacggtatagggagcctaagtctcctcttcCGGTCAGCCAAACGGGTCCTCGAACAATGAATGAGAGTGAACGGAGCtataagagctattttctaatctgcttttgtctcacacacatacagtgggtacggaaagtattcagacccctgttaatttttcactctttgttatattgcagccatttgctaaaatcaattaaataaattatttcctcattaatgtacacacagcatcccatattgacagaaaaaagaCAGTTTTAGAAATTTAtgctgatttatttaattaaaaaaaaaacagaaatatcacatggtcctaagtggtCAGACTCTTTGCTCAGTATTTAATATTGGATGTTGCACttcattttaaatgataaataattgtgtgttttgacgGTCTGTGATGTCATTTTAGATTCATTTGCCTGTAAAAAATTTGTAATTAAAATAACAGATCAGACGTCACAGCAGAACCTCTtctcccccagcgtagctgctactaaccacatggccagattataGTGGTTGTCTCCACATGTAATGCTCCTACTGGCGTCCTAGAAGAAGGATGCAAAGCTTGCTACACTTGCAGCCCTTTGTCTTCTCCTTTGATGGCATCAATTTGGTGAGACGGGCATTTTGTAGTCTGCTGCGTCTTTTCaaacaaaacttaaaataacttttgctgcctGTAGACAATAAGAAATGGTgaataaaattcacagacatcatatgttaaatccatggcacatatcaaacgggatcagaaaataaataattggctcatagactcccattcatttttcAGCAGTAGAAACCCCATGGtcaggaagtagatgggcgtgactcagACGCCCTATAAAACCTTCTTTCAAGGCTTAAAAATGATCATTAAGCTTCAACTTCTTGGTATTTATCTTTAGCAAAAGCACAATTTAGCTTGTTTCAATGAAAACTAACAAAAGCATTACATAGCAGCCATGAGTGTTGATTTTTCAAGTGGAATATTTGCTTTTTTCCAGCCTTGCAATTTATTTAGAAGAAAAAATGAGTATGTAGGAAgcttaagtcatgcccatctacttctggatgaAGGGTCCCCAGAAaaaggaaaaaatgaatgcaagtcaagtaGGTCAATAAAAGCAATTTTCTAATCCTGttctgtgccatggatttcacatttttaaagacacattctgctATGAAAGCACTAATTTTCAAACGGGGGCAAATGttcttttaggttttgtgtgaaaataagtccaggactacaaatgcgcatcaccaaatTGACGCCATTGAACCAGAAACAGAGAGAAGCAGAGGATAAAAAAGCTCGTCCTtccctcaggaggaaagaaccaccttgAATCTGGCCATctagtaagtagcagctacactaggagagaggagattctgtggtgatgtcatttaCGCGACGTACTGATATTTACTTTGTAGACCTGCTAATTACAAacctttacaagctgataaatctcaaagtacgtgactggtgtggtcaaaacacatcattacttttaagaaagaaaaaaaactatctttatatagcgcctctcaaggataaaaatttaaattgaagtacaacttaTGTTTGATCCAGGGCGTACGGCAAAGCAGAATACAAAATAGCTCCTTCAGCGCCGGTGACTCGCATTaagtttttcattcttccggctcCCTATGTTGCCTAATGAATTCAGCAGAGATGTTTTTGGTGGAGAAAGCAAAATGAAATGATTACGATGGAACTTTTTAAAGAAGAGTACATCATGTTTTCGTTTTTGTTCCTTTTCTTTTACATATGAGTCTCATTAAGAAGTTAAATAGCCATCAGAATAGAAAACAAATAGATGTTGTTTAATTTAATTTAGTTTGTGGAAACAGCTTTTAAAAAGTTGCTCACCTTAACACGTCTGTCAGCCTCCAAACATTTGCTATTCCTGGCTCCATCTTCCTCAGCATCCTGTCTGGGTACCTTTACCCTTTCCCCTTGGCTCTCTTTTTAGTCTGCTTGGTAAGTAAGAAAAATCAAAAACAAGTGCCCCGTTAGGTGTCTTTAAAGATTTAATTGCATGCTTATTTTGCAAGAGATGAATGCCTTTAAACACTTCTTTCAGTTTATATTTCTTTGACATTTtagtaaaacaaaaatctggCAAAAACTGGTGGAAACCAACCTTAAACCAGAGCAAACGAGGGTTGTGGTTTACGTGTGAAAACACGAAACTCTGCGTCTCGTTTCAGTTATGTTGCTGTGGTTTCATCATGGCTTCCTAACACTAAATTGCCTTGTCATGTAGGAGGATGAAGTACTTTTTCTTCTCTTGTGGGTTTTAAAAATGTAGTTTCAGCTTGAAATGCGTTCTGCATAATTTCAAACCCTACAGTAATTTCAGTCTTTTGTCTGGCAGTGCTCTGGCCTTGGAGCTTCTTTCTGCTATATGTTGTCATATCTGGTGGGCAGACCTGTGGTCTACAAATACCTCACAGAGAGAGCGCAGAAATGGTCTCAGCAGGTGAGTCTCTAGAAAACGATGAGTCACTTTTGATTGATGTGGAACGGCAGGCTGGTTATATTTAGACCCTTTTACAGCCTAAAGGTTAATTTACTCCTCACGCCTCTAGAGGAAGACACTGTTATGTAACCCTAaacctgtttttgtgtttttactgTGCACAATGTTTCATAATGGCTTTCTTTTTTGCTGGCAGGTTGACAAACACAGAGATCATTTAATAAATTATATCATCTTCCTGAGGATAACGCCCTTCCTTCCCAACTGGTTCATTAACATCACTTCCCCTGTCATCAATGTGCCTTTGGGGGTTTTCTTTGTCGGCACCTTTCTTGGTAAGATCTTGTCCTCTCTTCttttattaaagtgacaatgtgtattttccctggtgatggggGGCAGCACAAACCTAAATGATAGCAAGCAAGTGGTACTTTTGTGTTCGAGtacgaccttaccaacggatggtcattagggtcaaaatccTTGGGAGCACAACTTCCAGCAAAACGACACACATCAgtctccttttcatcactggagtgaagaggtaaatgtgtaaaacaacaacgtttatgaatggtgaaagttttgtaaccgtttgttacatatcggtaaatgtgttttgtccttgcgggctcccgtagaaggaaacatggcatctaacatggtgttgcccagagacttaagcttggtttatgcttggcgcattcactttccgcgcggtgatgcggctcgcggatggaacgcgcttcacaactcgcagcgtttatggtttgtgcggctcgtctctgcggtgagccaatattctcccaaactgtagggggcagcatggagctctacggcatgcacccaacactacaccatagtagaagtagaaattactgtttacaacatggcattccagcatttttaacagcgtcctcgtcttttccgacagtgcgagctatttctctccaagaattatttacaacatgttgatcacggtgatctctgagagctgaatcatacaaatgtctgtatttacgaacctctgccatactagttcttgccggtccaccatgtttttccgcgtccgtccgtccgcgtggttagaaattttccgaggtgcacgttgcggaaattctgggccgtgcggaggcacggtggaggggcgtggttgttaaaatgacccaacttttccgcgcggagccgtgcggacctcgcggacgcgtcaagcataaaccaaccttaaggctaCATTCTTACTTCAGGCAAAAGCGCATCAAATCCATTTTTTTCCCCGCttgcaaaatttctgactctcatcgtgatattttttttctcatgtcaataaatctgataataaaaaagtgaaaagatgtgtgtaggttgacaacgttcatgtccctttaagaagctgtaccaccttgagtcacattgaaatgtgactcaacgtaatacatgtgaccgcCCTATCAagttggacaacttttgtttctgcgcatacttgTAGTTATCGTACATTTATCGTtaccgaggtgaaatcctcaatatatcgtgatattgattttaggccatatcacccagccctaatgtgacccatatctgattttcttttatgacagtctgaacagCACAGATTCGATTTTTAAAAATCCGATCCAGGTCACTTACGTATGTGGTGCCAATTCCGATAcatgtctgatgtttttgaacacgactgcagtctgaacggtcatgtcaCATTAAATCCGTCACCTACATCACTGGAGGTGAGCGTCTTGTGTTGACGTTGCTGAGGAGAAGCGCTCACAGAAGGATTCAGGAGTCTGCCTGGACATCCTGTCAAGTTTTGGAGTTAAAAAAGCAGGAGAgtgggaggtgctgctggagcgaagtgtctccatgggggggggggggttcggtgAATTATAATCCGGGAAGACGgtgggaataaggagtaaaatagtttacagtttttaaaaccGTTTCTCACCCAAAACGGGAGACTTGACAGGTGAGATCCTGATCCTGTGGATGAACTGTCAGTGAAGGCTTTCACATCACAACTCCGCCTCTCCTGGTTCCGACTCCACGgagtgtgacttcttgtcttctgcgcatgcgggtcgctttggggctgtgaagcgttcacactggagagagtttgatgtcgcGTTTCAGTCATAATAtgaacagccacacaaaaaaaaaatcggATTTACTCAAAAATAATCAGAATTGaacatcaaggcctgcagtgttaATGTAaccttagaccagatttttatgttaCAAAACTACCATTATTTTTTCAACAACTCGGCAtcgtttaattcattttcaacaacattttgatggatatttccacagattaaaggtaaaaaggcAGTGGTAGACAGAGTTTCAGtctaaaaacgagttgttaacgaGAACGTGCGCACTCACGCgtgcactcaagcacacacactctgTAGACCTACCACTCAGGAGAGGAGgagacagattctgcagcattctggaggatttcctgttaacctcGATCATTAGAtcaaaggggaggagggcatttttttcaaggaggcgagtgGCTCAGAGTGCCAACGTGTCAgatcagcaggtgagtggctgagccaggtgaagGTGCggttgcctcacctggagaccagtgcagtgctgTGCAGCCACATAGTAATTTACCGACATggtcacgtttttcagcttagccatcaaccacagctgattctacatgaatgtggaccagagttttaacctgaagatggagatataattacggttttgggctgaaatattaaatttaaagtaagttgcactaaactgccacactaatgattacacatgtacagcaccattagacactcacctatacaggttatcagaggAAAAAAAACGTAATTTAGGTGTCATTTGCTCTTAAAGGTCTTATTTCTGATTTCTGACTCGCCTGTGTTCATCCTGGTGAACTCGCAGGTGTGGCGCCACCATCCTTTGTAGCCATCAATGCTGGCACAACACTGTACAAGCTGACCACCGCCGGCGAAGCCGTGTCCTGGAACTCCTTGGCTGTGCTCGGCATACTCGCCGTGCTCTCCATCTTGCCCGTCTGTTTCCAGAAGAAGCTGCAGCAGAAACTTGAGTAGAACTCTTGAACACCTCAGCACCTGACCCCGCTGGCTCAGGAGCACGCAGCGGACCCCGAAGCTGCTCCTCTGTCGGTGAAGGAATCTCTGGACGATGGCATGTCGAGCACTGACTGAAAAATGCATGCTGTGGTGGGTTATTCCTCACGTTAGGTGAAGTACAAACTGTCTGTTGCTtgtgcaatttttttttttatattttattgaggCACATGTTGTAAATAAGACTTACTTTTCTATTTAAACCGCAGAGTAGCTTACAATTCTTTTCAGAGCAATAAAGGGGCTGTTTTATTTCTATGTTGCATACAACTTTTTTTGCTCGTTCTGCTTTTTATTTTTGCAAAAATCAGATTCTTTTTTTAGAAACTCCTACAACGCTGCCATCAATACCTTCTGTGTTGCTGATGTTGTGAACATCTGTCCTCTAATTGCAGCAATGGTTACTTATCTTTAGTTGTAGCATGTGAAGGTCACCTATTGGTGGCCCCTTTTAAATCGCTAACCTCTTAAtaattacagtggggcaaaatatttagtcagccaccgattgtgcaagttctcccacttaaaatgatgacagaggtcagtaatttacatcataggtacacttcaactgtgagaaacagaatgtgaaaaaaaaaaccatgaattcacatggcaggatttttaaagaatttatttgtaaatca
This genomic window from Nothobranchius furzeri strain GRZ-AD chromosome 9, NfurGRZ-RIMD1, whole genome shotgun sequence contains:
- the tmem41b gene encoding transmembrane protein 41B, with the protein product MAKKRREISETDGLSPVETDVKSGDRDSKLLKEAQHSIGGSTRMSLLILASIFACSAFVMYLVYRNFPELSDDEMQKIKIPKDMDDAKALGTVLSKYKDTFYTQVLVAYFATYIFLQTFAIPGSIFLSILSGYLYPFPLALFLVCLCSGLGASFCYMLSYLVGRPVVYKYLTERAQKWSQQVDKHRDHLINYIIFLRITPFLPNWFINITSPVINVPLGVFFVGTFLGVAPPSFVAINAGTTLYKLTTAGEAVSWNSLAVLGILAVLSILPVCFQKKLQQKLE